The Puntigrus tetrazona isolate hp1 chromosome 3, ASM1883169v1, whole genome shotgun sequence genome contains a region encoding:
- the LOC122341789 gene encoding WAP four-disulfide core domain protein 2-like, with the protein MTVQVYCLLTAVLCLSVYLSTTDAAQSQTVKPGACPPENLVGGLCTKTCAVDAKCPGTDKCCSNGCGRHCMPPYIVKPGRCPKPEKVSPSVQGCTYDGQCASTLKCCPASSAQACAEPHGHGKGRDKKMTELFQRPDCFCGDKINGSVQLWLWLICV; encoded by the exons ATGACGGTTCAAGTGTACTGCTTGCTGACTGctgttttgtgtctgtctgtgtatttgAGCACAACAGATGCTGCTCAAAGTCAAACAG TAAAACCAGGAGCGTGTCCACCTGAGAATCTTGTAGGAGGGTTATGTACCAAGACCTGTGCTGTTGATGCCAAGTGTCCGGGCACTGACAAGTGCTGCAGCAATGGATGTGGACGTCACTGTATGCCTCCCTATATAG TGAAGCCAGGTCGGTGTCCCAAACCAGAGAAGGTTTCACCAAGTGTCCAAGGCTGTACCTATGATGGTCAGTGTGCTTCCACACTGAAGTGTTGCCCAGCCAGCAGTGCCCAAGCATGTGCCGAACCGCATGGACATGGGAAGGGAAGGGACAAGAAAATGACTGAACTGTTTCAAAGGCCTGATTGCTTCTGTGGTGACAAAATAAATGGCTCTGTACAACTCTGGTTGTGGTTGATTTGCGTTTAG